A region of the Sinorhizobium arboris LMG 14919 genome:
GCCGCCTTGAGCAGCGCCGCAGCTTCGTCTGCCCGCTCGCTCATGCAAGGGCGAAAGTTCCGGAATTTCGTCACCGTTCCCATGGTCATGCCCTCAGCCCCACGCCGCTCCATTGAGCGCGTTGAGTGGAAACTTCAGGTAACGAGCGCCGTTGGCCTCCGGTTCCGGTAAGCGGCCGCCGCGGACATTGACCTGAAGCGCATGCAGGATCAGCTTGGGCATCGGCAGCGTGCGGTCGCGCGCCTCTCGCAGCTTGACGAAGGCATCCTCGCTCATGCCGGCAACATGCGGATTGCAGCGCTTCTCTTCGCCGACCGTGCTTTCCCAGCGCGGCTCACGCCCGTTCGGCCGGTAGTCATGGCCGGTGAAAACGCGGGTTTCATCCGGCAGGGCGAGAATTGCGCCTATGGAGCGCCACAGTTGACGCGCGTCCCCTCCTGGAAAGTCCGCGCGCGCGGTTCCGCCGTCCGGCATGAAGATCGTGTCATGCACGAAGGCCGCGTCGGCGATGACATAGGTGATCGAAGCAAGTGTGTGGCCCGGCGAATAGATCACGCGGCCTTCGAGCGAACCGAGGAAAAAGCGCTCGCCGTCCGCGAAAAGGTGATCCCATTGCGAGCCGTCCGTCGCAAGCTCCGGCCAGTTGTAGATCTTCTTCCAGAGCTCCTGGACGCGGACCACCTCGCATCCGATACCCGTCGGGGCCTCCGTCTTCTCCTTCAAATATGCGGCGGCTGAAAAATGATCCGCATGGGGATGGGTGTCCAGGATCCATTCGACCGTCAGGCCATTTTCGGCGATATGGCCGAGGATCAAGTCCGCCTGCTCGGTCTTGATCGATCCTGACTTCTCGTCGAAGTCGAGCACCGGGTCGATGATCGCACAGCGTTTCGTCAGTGGATCTGCAACGACATATTGGATGCTCCCCGAGCGGGCTTCGTAGAAGCCTTTGACACTTGGTCGTGCCGTCGCCGCTGCAGGCATGGTCGCCCTCCATTATAAATATACGATTAAATATAATAAATA
Encoded here:
- a CDS encoding MBL fold metallo-hydrolase encodes the protein MPAAATARPSVKGFYEARSGSIQYVVADPLTKRCAIIDPVLDFDEKSGSIKTEQADLILGHIAENGLTVEWILDTHPHADHFSAAAYLKEKTEAPTGIGCEVVRVQELWKKIYNWPELATDGSQWDHLFADGERFFLGSLEGRVIYSPGHTLASITYVIADAAFVHDTIFMPDGGTARADFPGGDARQLWRSIGAILALPDETRVFTGHDYRPNGREPRWESTVGEEKRCNPHVAGMSEDAFVKLREARDRTLPMPKLILHALQVNVRGGRLPEPEANGARYLKFPLNALNGAAWG